In Phalacrocorax carbo chromosome 1, bPhaCar2.1, whole genome shotgun sequence, the genomic stretch atgtgACTAAATGATTGAACAGGTAGCGAATGATACCACAGTACACAAAGATACATACAAAACCAAGgagtttatatttttcatttttctagatCTGTAACCAAATTTGATTCTTTTCCAGCTGTAGTCATTAGGACATCAGCCTAATCCTAACCTATCCTAATTTTAggataaaactttaaaaacaaaaatcactaattggcttttttttcccctcttcagggttcttttaaaacagtttttgtcTGTTTCCTTTAGCTATACCAGTTGTACAAAGTGTTCTGAGATACCTTCAATTTCTTTTGAataaaacataagcacaatattGAAAGATTAAAATTGTCTGAAATTGACTTGTCAGTTCTTAAAAGAAATGAGCTTGAAGGGTTTAAAGCTCTTCCTCACTTTGCacatatattttcttaaatggaGATGGCTCTTTTTGCTGAGAAGCAGAGCGGTATGAGCTGTGAGGATGCTGCTGCCAATCGCAAGCCTCCTGCTTCGAATGTGAAGTATTAACTACGTGCAACTTCCCTTAGGATGGATATTCTTTCTCTGAAGTGAAGAAAGAAGATAACATTataaagcagttttgaaatCAGAAATATCACTGAAAATTCCTTAACTAATGTATCTTCTCAGCTGTCAACAAAGAGGCCGTAGGAAGAGTTGACAGATGTCCTGCCCATCTGTCCCaaagaataatggaaaaaaaagatattgaaaTGATTCAGtgcaattttaaattttagaagGCATCTAGCTCCTGATGGGAAAACCAAGGTAACTGTAAAATGGTTTGTCATGcgataaatattttgttaccaTTATTGCTTATATACATTCTATCTGTTGTAAATATACAAGTAGTTACTGAAATGGGGGCACAAACTGTACCTCCATATGCCAGGGTTTCTGTATCCTTTCTGAGAGAACTGATTAAGCGACTACAGTGTTACTGCAATAAGCTGTCAGCTGTTTTGTACTTAGCATTCATTTGTACACACACCCCCATCTACCCccaaaaaaatgttattctaGGCAGTTTTTAGCTGCTAAGATTGTCTTTTCAACTAAACGTTATGTTTACTTTGATTTTGGGTACGTTTGCTAAATAGGAAAGTCTTACTATGTTCACATCTAAGCCACTGAATAACAGAACATGTGCAGTTACAGCTTTGTTGTTTGCTAAATGGCTTATAATAAACAGAATTTACCTAAAATGGCATTAGTTACCcaaatttgagaaaaatactCCTGAACAGCATATAGTTTGGAGCactgatgtaaaaaaaattgttaggaTGCATCTTACGCCCAGAGTCTGATTTTATGCTATGTGAACAGTGGGCAGAGCTGTCTTCTGACCTATTTCTTAGATGTAACTCATTGGTCTCATTTAATCCTTTAATACACGAGCAAACCATCCAGAAGAAGCAGCAGTCATTGCTTCTGTTCGCCCTTATTTAAGTCTGGAAACAATTGCCCACCTCCATGATATTTCAGTTAGTGAATCACATGATATACCCACGTAAGAGTTCTGGGCAAACTGTATAGTAGTCACGGAAAGTGTAATAATCATCtctatttgtattttgttctaATAAAAGAATGTCCTTATAAATGACAAGATGAAAGACTGGTAAGCTGTGGCTGCGTTGTAAAATGCATTAAGAGAGGGTcctttagagaagaaaatactaATCCTGTGTTACAAAGCATTAAGAAACTGCACTTTGCAATATTGTGTATGATTCTGATCACacatgtttaagaaaaaacaatgtgAGCTAGAACAGGCAGGCAAGGTTAACTAGGACGATTGAAAGAGGCCGGGTGTATTGGGATTAACAAGAATTGAAGAGGAAATAGTTTTCTGTGAAGACATTGGGGGTAAGcaacaaagaggaaaagatgaTACTGAATAAAGGTTAAAATATAAAGGTATATGAATCACTTCAGACTGCAAAATAGAGgtgaaattttaaataactcTGAAGATACTTCCAAAAGGAACAGCTGAGACAAACCCAAATTCcccatttctcttttaaaacaaaaaaacccactgccCCATATTATGTGATTGAACCTGACTGCAGAGGtccttttcacttctgtatcCTCATGggatttatatatattattggTCATATGTGGCAGCATTACTTACAGCAATATTTGAAAGATTGTCTGAGCAAATGAGGAAGTACCCAATCTATCAAATACTTCCTGCAAGGAATCTAcgaaatggagaagtggagagAATTGGGATCTGTGCTTCAGGAAACCTGGTTGCAGGGCAGAAACATGTAACTGCTACGAACACCAATTCACATAAGTCACCCTTTGATGGTACCAGAAAACTAAAGAGAGAAGTAGCCATCATAAAATGACTACttaagcaaaacagaacaaggaaaggaaagccaAGGGAAGTGCCTTTGGAAAGATGAAAGAACTTTGTAGCTGAGGCAAGAAATGCAAGGGATGAAATAAACAAATTAGCAggttcaaagaactgaaaaaaatatagatgGCAAGAATAGAGAATCTGTGAACACTCTGAACTGAAAGGAGTTGAACCTGCAGCGTGCCCTGAAGTGTGCCATCCCCCAGGTTGCTTAATCAAAGTACTGGTGAAATCATGCGAATGGGCACTCTACATCACTGCCTCAGGGTCTGCCCAGTTCTGTGTGTACCTAGTAAAGCTCAGCTGAAAAGGACAGACTTAGAGTTCCTGACTGCTCAGCTGCTTCTAAATACTGACTTGGCATTTTGCAGAGGGGAAGATGGAGTACAAATTTCTGAAACTGAATCAGAATTCAACCACATACTAGGATAAAGTGTGCTGAGTACTCAAGTTACACAATAACTCATCCAAGATTTAAgtttgcaaaatgaaacaaagttacATCAAAGCTGAGTTTATTTATGACAAATCATTATATATTACAATaattacaaattaattttttaacacCTTATTGCCATATTTTTGTTCTCGGCATACACAAGATGATCAAGAACATGGATTTaggcagtaacaaaaaaaagatactaaaaTTACAAATTTCATGCCTCATTTCTGTGCCATAGAAAAGGCTATCATCAAAAAAGTAAAGTTACTAACAAACATACGAGGGGATTCCCCTTACACCTTTTTTCCCAGGAACTTTGTCATCTAATGTATAgtaaatatatagatatatatacacgcGTGTCTCTTGCAAACATACGCATTCACATAATCACTGGAAATTTGACATCTCTCCTCCAGCAGAAAGCTCCCAGTCATTTTACTTGAACAtctaatggaaaacaaattctAATGTCCATGGTTTTAAATTAGTCACCCCATTTCTGAGCCAGCTGTTATCTTCTCCCTACACAGGGAcaccagcaaaacaaaagggTGTTGCAGTTTGTGAGGAACAGCATCCAACCTACCTTCACCACAGGAAAGGTCTACTAGGGATACTGTCCCTCTTGTACCTAGTCTgagtcactgctgctgcttgagGAATCTGTTGACATAACTTCTACATCATCTTCATTCTCTTTATTGTGTCCTGGAGGCTCCAACATGAAGTCATTACTATGATTAGGAGGTAGCATGTTCATTGACATATCACTTGACTGCCAAGGATACTGAGGAGCGAGCACATCTGGAAAAAAGGGGCATAATCAAACTATTAGCTTTGTATATCAACAAATTAAACAAGACAGGTCAACAAGAActcccttttaaaattaaatcttaaaATCCTTCCTGAATTTCAGACAGATGAAACCCTCCAGTAACAGCTGGAAAACATACCATGATGGAGCCATTCTATCACTGTGAAAGCCTACTCTGCCAGACAGGCCCATTTATGTAGGTGGCTCTTGATCTGTCATCACTCCACTTCAAAACAGTGTATATTCATACAgagcttttcatcttcaaagcacAGTTTGAAGTGGCTTAACATTAACAACCACCACTGGCAGTAATGAAAATGGTCACCCTCTGTCAGTATGCAAGACTACATGAAAACATTAGAtcaaaaaaaaatactcaaggTAGGCCATAGAAATTCAGAGTAAAAGTTTGATCCAAATTTGGTGCTGAAACACCTTGGTTATCATTTTTCCAACAGCAAATACGGTGCATCAGGTGCAAAGGACAAGAGTGTCCTACTACAAAAACCAGGGCCAGCGAGATATTCAAGAGGCGGGAATGCCCCACTGTGCCCCAGCCAGGCCAGCCTCAGTTGCCTCTGACTTCTCTCAGctcttgctgtttcttctcttctacTTCCAAAGCCAACCCATACTGTACTCCCTAACAACCTGCCCTCCCCCTGCAAGACTTCCTAGTCTCTCCCTTCCTTGCCCCCAAAATGGCTCCCATTTCAAAGCTGCAGTACACATCTATATGCCATTTCTGCTCAGTTTTAATTTATGCTCCTACTGCTGTGCTTCAGTTATTCTCCACTTATTACCAGGTCCTGTAGCCAAGTCTCCCCCACAGAAGAAAGCAGCTATCTCCCACTTGCagcaagaattaaaaataattaggtAGAATCAGAAGTGAACAAAAGCCCATGCACATCGGACTTTGAGCACAGAAAAAGAGGGCACTGTCTAAGTAGGAGGTCACATAGACTGACTTACTCTCACTCAGGTGCTGACTAACTCTGAAGCACCCAGACTCCACAAACATTGTAGCTCTATATCTAAGTCTGCAGACACCTGACATTCCATGTATGAAATACATCCGCAGTCCCCTAACACCAGATGCATTACCTAGCTGTACAAATCCAACCCACCAGCAGATGCGAGGACATAATGCAGCCTTTTTGCCAGTTCTGGGCCCACTCTGGAAGACCAGCGATAGTACCAGGTGGTCTCATCCCAGCTGTGGTGAAGTTAACCAACTCTATTTGAATCAGCTGAGAACGTAAGCCGGTGTTTAACATTCTGTGGCAATGCTTCAATGCTGGAACCAGTCCACTATTAAACCAGGTTGAATACATGTGTTGAGCAGCCTCAAAATTTTGGGGCTACCAAGCAGCCCAGTGGCTGCCTTGCAGACTCAGTCAAGACTCAGTAACTGGACATCTCTCTGCAGATGTCTCTAAAAGGACTAGATCCCATAATTAGCATTCTCAGGACATGCCTCCACACGCCAACAGATTCAGAATCTCTACACAAAATGCTGGGGCAGGCTctactttctttaaaacaaagttttgaTGTTTCCCTGTTACCTGACAGTCTAATAATTAGAGGATTTCCTCTAACATTGGAGGCCCAGATTCAATTAAGAACTCTGAGGAGTTTAAATTCCACGCTTTCCAGCTTCTCAAGGAAAAGTCCTAAGGAGTGGGCTTTGAGTTCTTACAGAGACAGCACTCAAAAGTAAAAGGAGCAAGTTTGCATCCCCTAAGGCAGGAGCCAGCCAGAACAGGCTCTACTGAAACAACTCCATGAGGAAGACACAACCTTGACATGTCTTGTGACCATATttcaaaggaacagaaaagataCACAGGCCCACCCTCAGCACTTCCCTGGTGGGTTGCTATGGACAGGTGTCAGGGTCCCACTCTTACTCAGCTCACTGACCCATTCTATCCAAGGCCAGAGGTTTAGAAAGCAAGATGATGCAGAACTTTAAGTCACATCCTAAGAAGTGACAAGAGGATTAGACAGATGATTGGAAACACAAAATCCAAGTTTGCTATTTCTCCAGTGGAGTTGCAATACaggatttttaatatattcagtataatttttgaaaacagtatAATTTTCCCTAACATCTGCAAATGGCTTAACAGACATATAAGAACTGTTACAAATCCCCTATGAACCCAAACTAAGAATTTTTCCACAATTCAGTCTAGCCATGAGAGATCGATGCTGCACAGGTACAGAACCACGGAATTCTTGATTCAGTGACTGTGATTTACtgctaaattttattttagcatgAATGAATGAATCCCACTGAAGTCATTGGAAGTGCCCATTTCATTAAGCAGTTAAGGGATTAAAGCTCAATTCCTACACTCAAGGTACTACCTCACCAGCTGTCCTTTGCATGTGTTCTCAATCCAGAACTCCTAAGCAAACAGTCTTGCTATATAGAGCATAGACTTAAAAGAAAGGTAGGGAATGACAATAGACcccttttcttctgaatacAGCTTTCACAGTTCCATACTTTGTCACCACTGCTAAGAAaagtttgctttgaaaattactCTTTTCAATATGATTTCATATTACTTAATTTACAGCAATTTCAAGTAAGTTAATTGAGGGGTAACAGTGAGTTTTGTTTATATTGACTTAGTTGTAGTGTCTGCAGTATGATTTAGCATGAAATAAATTTATGCAATTTCCAATTGTTAACTTTATTTACTAGATCTTCACTGCTAGGGAACAATGTTAGCCATaactttcattattttaactCTGATTTGCCTTTGCTAAGGGAAACACAAAATTGCTATGACTGtacaaagaataaagaaaagcaaaacaaaactgaatttctCTTACCTGGCAGTCTGCCTGCTGCAAGTGCATCCCCTGGTAAGTGTCCATTAACTCCATTGGTGGATGGGTTGTTCATCTGACCCAAGAGACCACTCCTCATTTCCAGATCAGTAGGATACGGCCTACGTGGGTCccctttaagaaaaaacaccaaagaaatgtttttaaatatttaacaattGCCTTGCAGATATTAACTTTTTCTTCAGTGCCTCGCTTCcagaccaaaaaacccccatacCTTGATTGCCTGGATCAGCAATGAGCATCACACCTGTTTTGTTAAAATCTAAGTCTGCCTCTTTCACTTAGACTTTCTTTATGCATTCAAACTTGGCagaaaaagcacattaaaaaaaagaaagaaaacacaaagggaaaaaaaaaaaacaggtttagAAGGTATCTTTGCTCTCCCTGCTACCTCACAGCTGAAAAGCATGGACAGGAATTAGAAAAAACACATTCTCATTTTGGACAAGGAAGATAGTTCCCAAAATTGAAACCTGACATAATGAAAACGCTGTTTCTGACTACACTGATTATAATATTCTTTACAGAGAATGTTAGTAAAGGGCAGGAAGGAACACAACCAAGCATGTGGAAAAGTCTTTAACATACTTGGTTCTAACTTATAATTCAGGCCAACATTcaggggaaagaaagcaaacaaatgagAGCAGAGGAGGCCAGTCAGTAATGGAAGCATGCAGTTTCATAGCCTCTTGAAGATGTACATAAAGGGCTTTGACTAtctatttttcttgaaaatattagatgtaacagctgaaaataatgtTACTCTGATAAACTGCAGTGTTTTTCACTATATAAAAACATTATAAGAACAGACACTAATCatacctttttattaaaaagatctATTGTCATAAACATGATAGTTACCTGGTACCCATGTCAGAGGGGCACAAACAGCATTGCTAGCACTGATCCTATGGGcgtatttaattatttcttcagagGAAATGGCACctggaaaaatggaaataaatttacTATATTCTCAAGAGATCGCATCATTCAATTATTTTGGAATACCGGACACTAATATCAAAAAGGTTGGGAATGCCCTTTTGTCAAACATTAAGAGCATGCTTCAAATGCAATGACTGCTTAGAGAATTCTTATATTATGTAAGGATGAGCTTCGCAGTGAACTGATTTTACACCCACGGGTTCAGTACACCTTCAACAGCAACAGTTCTTCAAtcttctgaaaaacacaaaccaatCTCTTAAGCTGTACACTTGACAGGTACAATTTGTAAAACAACTTCAGCATCCACTATGTTACAGAGTTTTCTgtagtaaataatttttgtttgttcgtttAGTAATTGCAGAGCACACATGTAATAGTCCTTCTAAATACGTGCCTGTATTACAGTAACAGAaactttattaaattatttgatttcATAGATGAAAGAGGTGTAACAAAATAAgacattgtaaaaaaaaagaaaaagaaaatgcctccCACAAAAAAAGAGAGTCAGTTTAGCTTGGGAAGTGCCACAGAGTAGCAGAAATTGCTACAAATACAAATGAGTATCACCAGCTAGTCAGTGTTTCAAAAACCATGCATATGCACACAAACATTCTCTCCCATTCCTCCATAGAGCTACTGAAGCAATTTGGTGAGACTTTCAGGTAATCAGATATTGTAGTATCAGTCCAAGAACAGTGTTGAGACACTTGAATTTAATATTAAGATATGTTTGCAAGAAAAAGTAATTCATTCCTGCCTTTATTCTGAGGAAATGGTTACAGGTTCACAATTAAATGGAAATTTGTTCACACACAAAGCATCCAAGATCTGTGACAgtagaattagaaaaaaacacaccaaccCTAACTTGAGCTCACTAGCAACTTTCTTTACAACTGCATTTACGTGGTATGTACAATCGTGGATACTCACCTTTTCGTGCCTTTTCAAttgatttcagtttttcctttgcttgatAAACAGCTGTTGCCTAGATgtaaaaaagcaacaaaccaaACCTTCAATGCATCTTTACTTTGTAAACTTCTACATAAAATCAGCTCTGTGAATAAACCCTTgcatttaattgcattttaagaGAGAATCTATTCAGTGtacatttcaaaatatacaGAAGTCAAGtagatttggaagaaaattagcattataaaacaaaactgaatacCATGAGAACTAAACAATATTTGactactaaaaaaaaccccaaacctccaaGCTCTTATaaagctttaaatatttaaatcttcTCAAACTAACACAACACCACTTTCTCCAGAAACACCTTTTTCACAAGTAGATGCTCAAAAGCAAATGCATCATTACAAACTTACCAGTATGTGCTCTGCTTCTTTTAgttgcttctgcagctgctgaatgTCATTATCTCTCTTTTCTACTACTTTTTCTAAAAGCTGCATTTCATGATGGATTTTCCCCTGATCAACTGCCAACTTCATTAGCTCTTGAAACTCTCCATCTCTCTGAATCAGCAGTTCCAGAATCTATTGAACAAGAGTTTTGTAGAACTTTCAGTATAACTAGAATAACAGCACACTCTCAAATCATGCTGCAAAGAGCAACTGACATCCATAGAAGTACTTCTGTTTCCATGAGAAACTAAACAaaatttctccctctttttgcAGAAACAGCCTACGAAGCATGCAGCAAATGAACTAACAAACAACATGAGGACCATGAATGCCTTTGTAGTGGGGCCAGAACCTCATCATCACCATTAGCCTGAGTATAGGCAATgacaaagggagaaagaaaaaaaaaaaagaaaacattagaaGTAAAGCATTGTGCTTTCCCAAAGAAATACAGTTTAGAAAGTCGGCTTACCTGGCTCTCCTCTCCTGGTTGTGGAAGCTTCTGATTTCTTGAAATTGCCAAAATTTCAATTAGTTCCCTGAAAGGGAAACTGTGTTTGCACAATTTTCTAGGGCATTATTTGTAAATCACATCAAGTCATTCCAAAATTGTCAGAGTACTGATATCATTACAAAAGTGTTCATGGGATTCAgtattttttagttttatagTACAATGTTGGCAGGGATTTTTCAACTAAGAGTAATTCTATGAATAGTCTCATGATTGGAGCATGTTTTCTTCCTCGTTCTTTGAGCTCATGAAGTGCTAGTGTGTATCTGTACTCATGAAATGTGCTAAGCTCCTGCTGAACTACATAAGACAAGCTGAGAGAAGAAACAGCACAATGAAATGCATTCATATCCTACTTCTGCTGCCTTTGTTTGTTGCAGGAAGCATTAAAGTTCTCTTTGCTATTTTACTTCTCTACTTTTCCTCCATGTTTTTCCCCAACAGAGCAACTTTCACACTTGGGTTTAGAGCAACTAAGTCTACGCTTTCAAACTCTTAAAGGGTTTGTTGTGAAACTACTTTTATAACACGTATTTCCACAATCGTATATCAGTTGTATatcagacacacacaaatacaaaaaaagctAATAATATTCTGGTGCTAGGTTAGAAGCTCTTCTCAAAGAAGCCTCTTGATCACACTTCCAGGAACCCATTTACTTTAGCACCATTCTGAAAAGCCGTGAAGAACCTCAGAGGGACTCACTAAACAACAAGATCATGATgcaaaaaggcattttctgtaAATTCAGCAAATTCATTTGGCTTCTAAGACTATGGATGGCAGTTCAACGCTACGCATGAGTAACTGTCTATCTGAAGATGCTGTCCTTGGAAGAGCACTGATTCTTTGCTTGGTCCAGTGCAAGCAGCTCAAGTGGGATGTACAACCCATACAACAGCAGGGCCAgaaacttaaaatgaaaactggtACTTTTCAAAATGTCTGAAAAAGCCCCTAGCCAGCAAAGCTCTAACTAGCACCTTGGTCTACATCTCTTGTCCACTCCTGaacactaaaataatttaaaacaattagAGAATAAAGAAACTTGTCATTATCACTAAAGCATTATTATCCCTGACCAACACTGAGCAGTAGTAGCAAATAAGATCTGTTGCAAATAGGTCAACTACTACCATGAAGGCTGATGTCATGGAGGATGTAATTCTGTCCTGTGATAGCTGGATAACACAAAGATGCAGATTCAAAACTATGCAAGGGCTACAGATTAGACATGTTGCTTAATTTTTGCCTTTACCACCAAACCAGCACCATGATTGTGAAAGGCCTAGATCCACAGCGCTGCAAGTTTGCTGATCAACAGGAAGATTCTCTAAACACTGCTGAGGGTTGCTCTGGATTCATTATGGTAGAATATTAGtcccaatatttttttttttaaaaagtttagaTAAAGagcaagtctttttttttttttctccaaaaacaCATGCTTTCCAGCAACCCATAAGTCACAATAAAATCCAAAACTTAAATTAAAACCTAACCAGAAGGAACATGAGCAACTGACCAATATATTCCTTGTCCTACCAGTTGTAATCACACAGAGTGAGCCAGCCACATACATAGTATAGGTTATTCCCTCTGAAAAAGTTTTCCTAAACTCCTATTCTCCTCGAGCCGAGGAAAATAATTAGGAACCAGTTTAACTGCACTAGCAGCTGTGCCTCTACAACATGGTGGACAACTTGGACGAGGGTTATCGGTCCAGCCTCAAGAGCATGGGACGAAGTATCCGAG encodes the following:
- the MED4 gene encoding mediator of RNA polymerase II transcription subunit 4, which produces MAAATGGGGERSSTRDRLLAALEDLELLARELIEILAISRNQKLPQPGEESQILELLIQRDGEFQELMKLAVDQGKIHHEMQLLEKVVEKRDNDIQQLQKQLKEAEHILATAVYQAKEKLKSIEKARKGAISSEEIIKYAHRISASNAVCAPLTWVPGDPRRPYPTDLEMRSGLLGQMNNPSTNGVNGHLPGDALAAGRLPDVLAPQYPWQSSDMSMNMLPPNHSNDFMLEPPGHNKENEDDVEVMSTDSSSSSSDSD